Proteins from a genomic interval of Nasonia vitripennis strain AsymCx chromosome 3, Nvit_psr_1.1, whole genome shotgun sequence:
- the LOC100122540 gene encoding homeobox protein SIX1-like isoform X2: protein MLSSLSCESNVGAGDQEQRAAVMLKLTSRARDMFGSAGPPTASFIQQSMDQQHQQQQQQPSVEMSSCGLPTTASPATIFGSGNVVGAQSYDPEKVACICEALLQRRDIEKLSQFIYSLPKQRMMSESVLVASATVAFHRRNYYEVYKILESNQFSQRRHPELQQMWFKSHYLEQEKVRGRPLGAVDKYRLRKKFPLPKTIWDGEETIYCFKERSRNALKEMYLKNRYPNPEEKKNLSKKTGLTLTQVSNWFKNRRQRDRTPQPRADMLPLNCQASNPLTSPLGTASHHHQQQPQSQQQQQQQQQQQQQQSLNGSNNSLQTTIESGYSSLTMSPVSSMGISPGIGPTTAMAHHHGYASPVVTPSPVHTTHPHAAGLSPIGDVKPHCAYARDLYDRKEIEQSPVYYSAHSNVSHHQYYQQSHHHHHQMMTGSHHHHHHHQLGMASSYESMLPPPQPSM, encoded by the exons ATGCTTTCAAG CCTGAGCTGCGAGTCGAACGTCGGTGCCGGCGATCAGGAGCAGCGAGCCGCGGTCATGCTGAAGCTCACCTCCAGAGCCAGGGACATGTTCGGCAGTGCGGGCCCTCCGACGGCGAGTTTCATCCAGCAGTCGATGGaccagcagcaccagcagcagcagcagcagccgtcggTGGAGATGAGCTCGTGCGGCCTGCCGACTACCGCTTCCCCGGCGACGATCTTCGGAAGCGGCAACGTCGTCGGCGCGCAGAGCTACGACCCGGAGAAGGTCGCCTGCATCTGCGAGGCTCTACTCCAGCGGCGCGACATCGAGAAGCTCAGTCA ATTCATCTACTCGCTGCCGAAGCAGCGGATGATGAGCGAGAGCGTCCTGGTTGCCAGCGCAACGGTGGCCTTCCACCGGCGCAACTACTACGAGGTCTACAAGATCCTCGAGTCGAACCAGTTCTCCCAGCGCCGACACCCGGAGCTCCAGCAGATGTGGTTCAAGTCGCACTACCTCGAGCAGGAGAAGGTACGGGGTAGACCCCTAGGGGCAGTCGACAAGTACCGACTGCGCAAAAAGTTCCCACTACCCAAGACCATCTGGGACGGCGAGGAGACGATCTATTGCTTCAAGGAGCGCTCGAGGAACGCGCTGAAGGAGATGTATCTGAAGAACCGCTACCCCAATcccgaggagaagaagaaccTCTCGAAGAAGACCGGCCTGACGCTCACCCAGGTCTCCAACTGGTTCAAGAACAGGAGGCAGAGGGACCGTACGCCCCAGCCAAGGGC CGACATGCTACCCCTGAACTGCCAGGCGTCCAACCCGCTCACCAGCCCCTTGGGTACCGCTTCTCATCATCACCAGCAACAGCCCCAAtcccaacaacaacaacagcaacagcagcagcagcagcagcaacagtcgCTGAACGGCAGTAACAATTCTCTACAGACGACGATAGAGTCGGGCTACTCGTCGCTGACGATGTCGCCAGTCTCGAGTATGGGCATATCGCCGGGTATCGGGCCGACGACGGCCATGGCGCATCACCACGGATACGCCAGTCCCGTGGTCACGCCCTCGCCCGTTCACACGACCCACCCCCACGCGGCTGGCCTCAGCCCCATCGGCGACGTCAAGCCGCATTGCGCCTACGCCAGGGATCTCTACGACA GAAAAGAAATCGAGCAGAGTCCGGTGTACTATTCGGCCCACTCGAACGTCTCGCACCACCAGTACTACCAGCAGAGTcaccatcaccaccaccaGATGATGACGGGCTctcaccaccaccaccatcaccaccaGCTCGGAATGGCTTCGAGCTACGAGAGCATGCTGCCACCGCCCCAGCCCTCGATGTGA
- the LOC100122540 gene encoding homeobox protein six1-like isoform X1 yields the protein MKLAVRGSIDSLSCESNVGAGDQEQRAAVMLKLTSRARDMFGSAGPPTASFIQQSMDQQHQQQQQQPSVEMSSCGLPTTASPATIFGSGNVVGAQSYDPEKVACICEALLQRRDIEKLSQFIYSLPKQRMMSESVLVASATVAFHRRNYYEVYKILESNQFSQRRHPELQQMWFKSHYLEQEKVRGRPLGAVDKYRLRKKFPLPKTIWDGEETIYCFKERSRNALKEMYLKNRYPNPEEKKNLSKKTGLTLTQVSNWFKNRRQRDRTPQPRADMLPLNCQASNPLTSPLGTASHHHQQQPQSQQQQQQQQQQQQQQSLNGSNNSLQTTIESGYSSLTMSPVSSMGISPGIGPTTAMAHHHGYASPVVTPSPVHTTHPHAAGLSPIGDVKPHCAYARDLYDRKEIEQSPVYYSAHSNVSHHQYYQQSHHHHHQMMTGSHHHHHHHQLGMASSYESMLPPPQPSM from the exons ATGAAGCTCGCGGTGCGAGGTTCGATCGACAGCCTGAGCTGCGAGTCGAACGTCGGTGCCGGCGATCAGGAGCAGCGAGCCGCGGTCATGCTGAAGCTCACCTCCAGAGCCAGGGACATGTTCGGCAGTGCGGGCCCTCCGACGGCGAGTTTCATCCAGCAGTCGATGGaccagcagcaccagcagcagcagcagcagccgtcggTGGAGATGAGCTCGTGCGGCCTGCCGACTACCGCTTCCCCGGCGACGATCTTCGGAAGCGGCAACGTCGTCGGCGCGCAGAGCTACGACCCGGAGAAGGTCGCCTGCATCTGCGAGGCTCTACTCCAGCGGCGCGACATCGAGAAGCTCAGTCA ATTCATCTACTCGCTGCCGAAGCAGCGGATGATGAGCGAGAGCGTCCTGGTTGCCAGCGCAACGGTGGCCTTCCACCGGCGCAACTACTACGAGGTCTACAAGATCCTCGAGTCGAACCAGTTCTCCCAGCGCCGACACCCGGAGCTCCAGCAGATGTGGTTCAAGTCGCACTACCTCGAGCAGGAGAAGGTACGGGGTAGACCCCTAGGGGCAGTCGACAAGTACCGACTGCGCAAAAAGTTCCCACTACCCAAGACCATCTGGGACGGCGAGGAGACGATCTATTGCTTCAAGGAGCGCTCGAGGAACGCGCTGAAGGAGATGTATCTGAAGAACCGCTACCCCAATcccgaggagaagaagaaccTCTCGAAGAAGACCGGCCTGACGCTCACCCAGGTCTCCAACTGGTTCAAGAACAGGAGGCAGAGGGACCGTACGCCCCAGCCAAGGGC CGACATGCTACCCCTGAACTGCCAGGCGTCCAACCCGCTCACCAGCCCCTTGGGTACCGCTTCTCATCATCACCAGCAACAGCCCCAAtcccaacaacaacaacagcaacagcagcagcagcagcagcaacagtcgCTGAACGGCAGTAACAATTCTCTACAGACGACGATAGAGTCGGGCTACTCGTCGCTGACGATGTCGCCAGTCTCGAGTATGGGCATATCGCCGGGTATCGGGCCGACGACGGCCATGGCGCATCACCACGGATACGCCAGTCCCGTGGTCACGCCCTCGCCCGTTCACACGACCCACCCCCACGCGGCTGGCCTCAGCCCCATCGGCGACGTCAAGCCGCATTGCGCCTACGCCAGGGATCTCTACGACA GAAAAGAAATCGAGCAGAGTCCGGTGTACTATTCGGCCCACTCGAACGTCTCGCACCACCAGTACTACCAGCAGAGTcaccatcaccaccaccaGATGATGACGGGCTctcaccaccaccaccatcaccaccaGCTCGGAATGGCTTCGAGCTACGAGAGCATGCTGCCACCGCCCCAGCCCTCGATGTGA
- the LOC100677936 gene encoding cysteine-rich motor neuron 1 protein isoform X1: MRRGIALLLFCLLATTRAAESNGVSCPEDSVPGDDGECKCVSPVTMPCPRHKCQAGQKAVQVRDADPERPGSCCPLYECRSQEDVIMMIPEDSGNVHCRDESGHPRELGEHWQSDDFCTNCTCEVGGPHCQSVMCRGCDHPLPPAAGECCPRCGSPPVATSDRNASLDTGCRALRDCKLRCEFGLDVDRDGCTFCRCRNRPQAADESRGWGTIQIVLVVVLALLCVLLMVHLVHSRFRARLAPSEADFAGYPQQYYKCVPVYEGHHVPVLRHAEKIVSL, encoded by the exons cAACGACGCGAGCAGCCGAGAGCAACGGTGTGAGCTGTCCGGAGGACAGTGTGCCGGGCGACGACGGCGAATGCAAATGCGTGTCGCCGGTGACTATGCCCTGTCCGAGGCACAAGTGCCAGGCTGGTCAGAAGGCGGTTCAGGTACGGGACGCCGATCCCGAGAGACCAGGCAGCTGCTGTCCGCTGTACGAGTGCCGGAGTCAAG AAGATGTGATAATGATGATCCCAGAGGACTCGGGCAACGTCCACTGCCGTGACGAGTCCGGGCATCCCCGAGAGCTGGGCGAGCACTGGCAATCCGACGACTTCTGCACCAATTGCACCTGCGAAGTCGGCGGGCCCCACTGCCAGTCGGTCATGTGTCGCGGCTGCGATCATCCCTTGCCTCCGGCCGCAGGCGAGTGCTGCCCCAGGTGCGGATCTCCACCGGTTGCGACCAGCGATAGGAACGCTTCCCTCGACACTGGATGCCGAGCTTTGAGGGACTGCAAGCTCAGGTGCGAGTTCGGGCTGGACGTCGATCGGGACGGCTGCACGTTTTGCCGGTGTCGCAATAGACCTCAG GCGGCCGACGAGTCACGAGGTTGGGGCACGATCCAGATCGTCCTAGTCGTGGTCTTGGCCCTGCTCTGCGTCCTGCTAATGGTCCACCTGGTGCACAGTCGTTTCCGGGCACGTCTCGCCCCGTCCGAGGCCGACTTTGCCGGCTACCCCCAGCAGTACTACAAGTGTGTTCCCGTCTACGAGGGCCACCACGTACCCGTCCTGCGACACGCCGAGAAGATCGTCTCCCTCTGA
- the LOC100677936 gene encoding cysteine-rich motor neuron 1 protein isoform X2, with product MPCPRHKCQAGQKAVQVRDADPERPGSCCPLYECRSQEDVIMMIPEDSGNVHCRDESGHPRELGEHWQSDDFCTNCTCEVGGPHCQSVMCRGCDHPLPPAAGECCPRCGSPPVATSDRNASLDTGCRALRDCKLRCEFGLDVDRDGCTFCRCRNRPQAADESRGWGTIQIVLVVVLALLCVLLMVHLVHSRFRARLAPSEADFAGYPQQYYKCVPVYEGHHVPVLRHAEKIVSL from the exons ATGCCCTGTCCGAGGCACAAGTGCCAGGCTGGTCAGAAGGCGGTTCAGGTACGGGACGCCGATCCCGAGAGACCAGGCAGCTGCTGTCCGCTGTACGAGTGCCGGAGTCAAG AAGATGTGATAATGATGATCCCAGAGGACTCGGGCAACGTCCACTGCCGTGACGAGTCCGGGCATCCCCGAGAGCTGGGCGAGCACTGGCAATCCGACGACTTCTGCACCAATTGCACCTGCGAAGTCGGCGGGCCCCACTGCCAGTCGGTCATGTGTCGCGGCTGCGATCATCCCTTGCCTCCGGCCGCAGGCGAGTGCTGCCCCAGGTGCGGATCTCCACCGGTTGCGACCAGCGATAGGAACGCTTCCCTCGACACTGGATGCCGAGCTTTGAGGGACTGCAAGCTCAGGTGCGAGTTCGGGCTGGACGTCGATCGGGACGGCTGCACGTTTTGCCGGTGTCGCAATAGACCTCAG GCGGCCGACGAGTCACGAGGTTGGGGCACGATCCAGATCGTCCTAGTCGTGGTCTTGGCCCTGCTCTGCGTCCTGCTAATGGTCCACCTGGTGCACAGTCGTTTCCGGGCACGTCTCGCCCCGTCCGAGGCCGACTTTGCCGGCTACCCCCAGCAGTACTACAAGTGTGTTCCCGTCTACGAGGGCCACCACGTACCCGTCCTGCGACACGCCGAGAAGATCGTCTCCCTCTGA